TGCTCCAGCAGCCGCAGCATCAGCGGGTTACGCGTGACGATAGACTCACGCCAGCCATCATCGGTCTCAGGCGCACGCAGGGCCAGTGCCTCATCAATCGCTTTGTATAACGCATCGCGATCCACCGGTTTGGTGAGAAAGCTAAATACGCCCTGTTGGGTGGCTGAAACCGCTTCCGGGATCGATCCATGCGCAGTCAGGATGATCACCGGCAGGCCCGCGTGGCGCTTCTGGATTTCGCCAAACAACGCCAGACCGTCCATCTCATCCATCCGCAGGTCGCTGACCACCAAATCGACCTTCTCTTTTTGCAGATGACGTAAGGCTTCCGGCCCACTGGCCGCTGTTGCGACCTGATAGCCTTCACTGCTGAGACGCATTCCCAGCAACTTCAGCAAGCCCGGATCATCATCCACCAGCAATAATCGTGCGGCCTGTTTCATTATGGCTGCTCCTCATTCGCCGTACCGCTGGCACTGTGCGACGTATCGCTGCTGTCGGGCGCTTTACGCGAGGACAGCTGACGCTCGATATCCGTCAGGCGTTCCAGCTTATGCTGCGTATCCGCCAGCGAGGTACGTAGCGTGCGTTGCTGCTGGCGCAGGCTATCCAGCTCGGCATCGGTGCTTTGCTGTAGCCGCGCATAGCGGCCACGCGCGTCACTCAGTTCCAGCTGAGCGGCCTGATTACTGCGCCACAGCTGAATCAGCGGACGAACTGCCGCCGGAAACGTCGTACTGTAGCCATCCAGCGTATCAACATAATCGCGGCGTTCCTGTGGCGTTACGTTGCCGTTAGCCAGCAATATGCCCTGCTTAAAGGCGCGGGACCAGCCCTGCACCGGCCAGCGGCGTGCTTCCGCCCGGGCTTCAGCCGGTGACAGACGCTCGGCACAATCAATGGCACGCTGCCAATACAAGGGGTTGCTCATGGCAGACGGGTACTCAATTTGCCAGACATTGCCGCAGTCCGTCGCCAGATAGTCCGGCAGACGCACCTGTGGCTCCGGCTGAATGCTGTCGTCCCTGAGGGCGCTGTCTGCGGAAGGTGCATGGCAGCCTGCAAGGCTGAACACCAGCAGGCTACCGGCAAATATTTTTTTGAGGGATAAATTCATTGATCAGGCATTCCCGGCGGTGGTAGTCAAAATGATACGAAAACAGACATCCGCGTCCTTGTGTGTCACCAACTGCAAATCGCCCTGCATCCTGCGCAGGCAATCTTTGGCGATGCTTAAACCCAGTCCGCTGCCTTTAACCGGCCCTTTGCGTTGTTGGCTGCCCTGATAAAAAGGCTCAAAGATCATCGCCTGTTCTTCAGCCGGAATCGGTGTGCCGGTGTTTGCCACCTCAATCCACACCTCATTGCCCTTCTGCTGACTGTGCAGCCAGATGTTACCGGATTCGCTACCGTAGTTCACGGCGTTCGAATAAAGGTTATCGATCACCCGTTGCAGCAAGGTGGCTTCAGCCAGGCAGTGGTTCACCTGCAAATCCACATGGGTGCTCATCTGGCGCGCATGGGCCGGCAATGAGTGCGATTTCACCACCGTATCGACAATGGTATCCAGCGCCACCACATCCAGTGCCATCGGACCATCGGCCAGTTTGCGGTTGTAATCCAGCAACTGCTCGATCAAACGTTGCAAATGACGGCTGCTGGTATCCAGAATCGCCACCACTTCCTGCTGTTCGCTATTCAGTGGACCGGCCACCTGATCGGCTAACAATTCCGTGCCTTCGCGCAGGCTGGCAAGGGGCGTTTTCAGTTCATGGGAAAGATGGCGTAAAAATTCGTGGCGTTGCGCTTCCAGCCAGCTCAGGCGTTCACTCAGCCAGACAATACGCTTACCGAGCGAGCGAATTTCACGCGGACCACGGAAGCTGATACTGTCGCCCAGCGCCTTGCCTTCGCCCAGCCGGTTGATCATCCGCTCCACCCGCTTCACCGGCCCGATGATCATGCCGGTAAACAACAGCACCAGCGCCAGGCTGATCAGGAACAATATCAGAGCCTGCCAGCCAAAAAACTGGCCTCGATCGGCAATTTCACGCTGCAATTGCAAACCCCGCGAAAACACCACTTCGCGTGTTTCCTGCACCATTTGCGCATTGGTATCGGAAAAGTGCTCAAGGGCAGTCGATGCAGGTGCGGAGGGATTGCCGCTGGCACATTGCAGCGTTTCCAGCTGCGGCAGCGTGGCGGCTAACAGTTTGAACGAGGGCAAATCCGGCAGGCTGGCAGCGTGGGTGGTGAGCATCTGACTGTAGTGCGCACGTTGTGACTGATAGAGCCGCGCCAGACTGTCATCACCCAACACACAATATTGACGATAGCTGCGCTCCAGCTCGATGGCAGTCCGCGCCATGGCTTCGCTGCGGCGTACGTCCGTAAAGGTGTTGCGATTGGTGTCTGCCGCCTGATTACTCAGCGCCGACAGGCTTTCCCATGCCTGCCACGCCAGTACCAGCAGCGGCAGCAGCACCAGCAGGAACGCCATCAGTACTAGCTGACGCAGCGAACGGGGAAATAAACGCCATCTCTTCACAACCGGATTTCCTTAAAATTTTACTGCAGGAATGCTAGCGGAGTCTGAAAGCGGAAGAAAGCACAGATAAGAAAACGGCAGGCGCTATGGCCTGCCGTTGAGCGTGACGCCGAACGCCTCACGCGGGAATAAGGTGGTGCCTAACTCAACGTTACGTCCGATGCTTGATAACGTTGCAAAGCAAGCGATTATCGGTTGGGTGGACGGCAGGCACCGTTTGGTGCGTCATTCAGTTTTTATGAGCTCAACCGCAATGCGGGGCAATCATAAGCAGGAGAATGAGCAACGTAATGAGTATAGCAAACATCGTGCCAAAAATAAAATAGCGTTAATTATCAGATAAATGCTTTCTCAGAGTGAGACCCGGCGCAAAAAATTTACCGTCCGGTCCGAAAAAACTGTCGCTGATTAGCAACGCGTTTCTGAAGGAAAAATTACACCCATTAATATCAATAAGTTAAATGTCACCTTTTGGCGACAGGCTAACCGTATCGGTGTCGCTATTTTCCGACACCAAAAAAAAGGTGCCCTCACGGACACCCTTCCTTACGCAATAAATTGCGTCGTTACTGCGCTTAACCCAATTGCTTACGTGCGTTGCGGAAAATACGCATCCACGGGCTGTCCTCGCCCCACTCTGCCGGGTGCCAGGAGTTGCTCACAGTACGGAACACGCGCTCCGGGTGCGGCATCATAATGGTCACGCGGCCGCTTTCGTTGGTCACCGCAGTGATACCGTTCGGAGAACCGTTCGGGTTGGCCGGGTAGGTCTCGGTCACCTTACCGAAGTTATCCACAAAGCGCAGCGCCACCAGGCCTTTGCTTTCCAGCGCCGCCAGATGCGCGCCATCACGCACTTCAACAAAACCTTCGCCGTGTGATACCGCAATCGGCATATGCGAACCGGCCATGCCGTCCAGCAGCAGTGACGGGCTGGCGGCCACTTCCACCAGGCTGAAACGCGCTTCAAAGCGTTCTGACTGGTTACGCACGAAGCGCGGCCACAATTCACTGCCCGGTACCAGCTCACGCAGGTTGGACATCATCTGGCAGCCGTTACAAACGCCCAGCGCCAGCGTCTGCGGACGATGGAAGAAGTTTTCGAACTCATCACGCACGCGGCTGTTGAACAGGATGGATTTCGCCCAGCCTTCACCCGCACCCAGTACGTCACCGTAGGAGAAGCCACCACAGGCCACCAGCGCATGGAACTCTTCCAGACCGCGACGGCCCGCCAGCAGGTCGCTCATATGCACATCGACGGCGGTAAAGCCTGCACGATGGAAGGCAGCCGCCATTTCAACGTGGGAGTTGACACCCTGCTCACGCAGCACCGCCACACGCGGACGCGCACCGGTGGCAATCATCGGCGCGGCAACGTCTTCTTCCGGTTTGAAGGTCAGGTGGACATTCAGACCAGGATCGTTGTCGTTTTTCTTCGCTTCATGTTCCTGATCGGCACAGGCCGGGTTGTCACGCAGACGCTGCATCTGCCAGGTGGTTTCTGCCCACCAGGTACGCAGCGTGGTACGGCTTTCGCTGTACACCGCATGTTCGCCAGAACGAATCACAAAACGATCGCCCGGCAGCGCCTGACCAATCACATGGACGTTGGTCATCAGGCCATGATCGGCGAAGGTCTTCAGCACCGCATCACGGTCAGCAGCGTTGATTTGCACCACCGCACCCAGTTCTTCGGTGAACAACGCCGCCAGCGCATCACTACCCAGCGCGGCGATGTCGGCTTCGATACCGCAATGGCCGGTAAACGCCATCTCAGCCAGTGTCACCAGCAGGCCGCCGTCGGAACGGTCGTGGTAGGCCAGCAGTTTCTGTTCCGCCACCAGCGCCTGAATAGCGTTAAAGAAACCCGCCAGCTGTGCGGCGTCACGCACGTCAGCCGGTTTATCACCCAGTTGACGATAGACCTGTGACAGCGCCGTCGCACCCAGGGTGTTTGCACCATTGCCCAGATCCACCAGCAGCAGCAGGTTGTCTTTATCAGCCTGCAATTGCGGCGTTACGGTACGGCGTACGTCTTCGACACGGGCAAAAGCGGTGATAACCAGCGACAACGGTGACGTCATTTCACGCTGCTCATTGCCCTGCTGCCAGCGGGTTTTCATCGACATGGAATCTTTGCCCACCGGGATGGTGATTCCCAGCGCCGGGCAAAGTTCTTCGCCGACCGCTTTCACGGCTTCATACAGGCCCGCATCTTCACCAGGGTGACCGGCTGCCGCCATCCAGTTCGCTGACAACTTCACGCGTGTCAGTGAACCAATTGCTGTTGCGGCCAGGTTAGTCAGCGCTTCACCCACCGCCAGACGGCCTGACGCAGCGAAGTCGAGCAGTGCGACCGGCGCGCGCTCGCCCAGCGAGAAGGCTTCACCGTAGTAGCTATCGAGGCTGGCAGTGGTTACGGCGCAGTTGGCCACCGGAATCTGCCACGGACCCACCATCTGATCGCGTGCCACCATACCGGTTACGGTACGGTCACCAATGGTGACAAGGAAGGTTTTCTCTGCCACGGTCGGCAGATGCAGCACACGGTTGACCGCGTCAGCCACGGTGATGCCGTCGCGCTGCAACGCTTCACCTTTCGCCTGCTGACTGACCACATCACGCGTCATCTTCGGCGTTTTGCCCAGCAGCACATCCAGCGGCATATCGATCGGTTTGTTGTCGAAATGCGTATCCGCCAGACTCAGATGTTGTTCTTCGGTGGCTTCACCAATTACCGCGTAAGGGGCACGCTCGCGCTGGCACAGCTCATCAAACAGCGCCAGTTTGTCCGGCGCGACCGCCAGCACATAACGTTCCTGCGATTCGTTACACCACACTTCCAGCGGGCTCATGCCTGGCTCATCGCTCAGCACGTCACGCAGATTGAAGCGGCCACCACGACCACCGTCGCTGACCAGCTCCGGCATGGCGTTAGACAAGCCGCCTGCACCCACGTCATGGATAAACAGAATCGGGTTAGCTTCGCCCAGCTGCCAGCAGCGGTCGATCACTTCCTGGCAACGACGTTCCATTTCCGGGTTGTCACGCTGTACGGAAGCAAAATCGAGGTCGGCATCAGACTGGCCAGAAGCCATTGATGAGGCAGCACCGCCGCCGAGGCCGATATTCATTGCCGGGCCACCCAACACGATCAGCTTCGCACCCACCACAATTTCGCCTTTCTGCACGTGGTCGGCACGGATGTTACCGATGCCGCCCGCCAGCATGATTGGCTTGTGGTAACCACGCAGTTCTTCACCGTTGTGGCTGTTTACGCGCTCTTCATAGGTACGGAAGTAGCCGTTCAGTGCCGGACGACCAAATTCGTTGTTGAACGCCGCGCCACCCAGTGGGCCTTCGGTCATGATATCCAGCGCGGTGACGATACGATCCGGCTTACCGAAGTCCTCTTCCCACGGCTGTTCAAAGCCAGGAATACGCAGGTTAGAAA
This genomic stretch from Pantoea cypripedii harbors:
- a CDS encoding sensor histidine kinase; its protein translation is MKRWRLFPRSLRQLVLMAFLLVLLPLLVLAWQAWESLSALSNQAADTNRNTFTDVRRSEAMARTAIELERSYRQYCVLGDDSLARLYQSQRAHYSQMLTTHAASLPDLPSFKLLAATLPQLETLQCASGNPSAPASTALEHFSDTNAQMVQETREVVFSRGLQLQREIADRGQFFGWQALILFLISLALVLLFTGMIIGPVKRVERMINRLGEGKALGDSISFRGPREIRSLGKRIVWLSERLSWLEAQRHEFLRHLSHELKTPLASLREGTELLADQVAGPLNSEQQEVVAILDTSSRHLQRLIEQLLDYNRKLADGPMALDVVALDTIVDTVVKSHSLPAHARQMSTHVDLQVNHCLAEATLLQRVIDNLYSNAVNYGSESGNIWLHSQQKGNEVWIEVANTGTPIPAEEQAMIFEPFYQGSQQRKGPVKGSGLGLSIAKDCLRRMQGDLQLVTHKDADVCFRIILTTTAGNA
- the qseG gene encoding two-component system QseEF-associated lipoprotein QseG; the encoded protein is MNLSLKKIFAGSLLVFSLAGCHAPSADSALRDDSIQPEPQVRLPDYLATDCGNVWQIEYPSAMSNPLYWQRAIDCAERLSPAEARAEARRWPVQGWSRAFKQGILLANGNVTPQERRDYVDTLDGYSTTFPAAVRPLIQLWRSNQAAQLELSDARGRYARLQQSTDAELDSLRQQQRTLRTSLADTQHKLERLTDIERQLSSRKAPDSSDTSHSASGTANEEQP
- the purL gene encoding phosphoribosylformylglycinamidine synthase translates to MMEILRGSPALSAFRVNKLLTRFQDAHLPVSDIYAEYVHFADVSAPLSADEKARLQRLLKYGPSLAEHAPQGRLLLVTPRPGTISPWSSKATDIAHNCDLPQVRRLERGMAFYVQAPQLTEAQWQTLASLLHDRMMETVYGDLNDAQQLFAHHEPQPLKSVDVLGGGRQALELANTTLGLALADDEIDYLLNAFTGLGRNPNDIELYMFAQANSEHCRHKIFNADWIIDGEKQPKSLFKMIKNTFEQTPDYVLSAYKDNAAVMEGSEVGRYYADAENGEYDFHQEAAHILMKVETHNHPTAISPWPGAATGSGGEIRDEGATGRGAKPKAGLVGFSVSNLRIPGFEQPWEEDFGKPDRIVTALDIMTEGPLGGAAFNNEFGRPALNGYFRTYEERVNSHNGEELRGYHKPIMLAGGIGNIRADHVQKGEIVVGAKLIVLGGPAMNIGLGGGAASSMASGQSDADLDFASVQRDNPEMERRCQEVIDRCWQLGEANPILFIHDVGAGGLSNAMPELVSDGGRGGRFNLRDVLSDEPGMSPLEVWCNESQERYVLAVAPDKLALFDELCQRERAPYAVIGEATEEQHLSLADTHFDNKPIDMPLDVLLGKTPKMTRDVVSQQAKGEALQRDGITVADAVNRVLHLPTVAEKTFLVTIGDRTVTGMVARDQMVGPWQIPVANCAVTTASLDSYYGEAFSLGERAPVALLDFAASGRLAVGEALTNLAATAIGSLTRVKLSANWMAAAGHPGEDAGLYEAVKAVGEELCPALGITIPVGKDSMSMKTRWQQGNEQREMTSPLSLVITAFARVEDVRRTVTPQLQADKDNLLLLVDLGNGANTLGATALSQVYRQLGDKPADVRDAAQLAGFFNAIQALVAEQKLLAYHDRSDGGLLVTLAEMAFTGHCGIEADIAALGSDALAALFTEELGAVVQINAADRDAVLKTFADHGLMTNVHVIGQALPGDRFVIRSGEHAVYSESRTTLRTWWAETTWQMQRLRDNPACADQEHEAKKNDNDPGLNVHLTFKPEEDVAAPMIATGARPRVAVLREQGVNSHVEMAAAFHRAGFTAVDVHMSDLLAGRRGLEEFHALVACGGFSYGDVLGAGEGWAKSILFNSRVRDEFENFFHRPQTLALGVCNGCQMMSNLRELVPGSELWPRFVRNQSERFEARFSLVEVAASPSLLLDGMAGSHMPIAVSHGEGFVEVRDGAHLAALESKGLVALRFVDNFGKVTETYPANPNGSPNGITAVTNESGRVTIMMPHPERVFRTVSNSWHPAEWGEDSPWMRIFRNARKQLG